CTTTCTGCGTTAATGATACGAATGCGTTACTTAATGCCATTATGGCAGACGGCGGAATTGCAATGCTCCCAAACTATATGCTGACAGAGCAACTCAAACAAGGGCGTTTGCAACCTTTGCTGACCGACTGGCAATTGCCGATTTATCCTCTATATGCTCTCTACCCAACTCGTCATCATTTACCGCTAACGGTACGTGCTTTGGTGGATTTTCTGGCAGAGTATTTTGCGAAGCAGAATTGGTAGGTTGCAATTAGCACTAAGCAAGCTAATATCCATAGCATAAATTTAAGCGTTTTTTTAAAATCGTTACCTTTTTCCAAAAGAAAACCGATTGAGCTTAACACTCAATCGGTTGTTGGTATCAGCTCAATTTAAGCCTTTAAACTTGCCATATCAATTACAAAACGATATTTCACATCTGATTTCAACATACGTTCATAAGCATTGTTGATATTTTGCATATCAATCATTTCCACATCTGGTACGATGTTGTGCTCCGCACAGAAATCCAGCATTTCTTGAGTTTCTTTAATACCACCGATGACAGAAGCCGCAATTGAGCGTCTGCCCATAATCATCGGTACGGTGTTGATTGTTTGTTCTAGCTCACCGACCAAGCCGACTAGAACCAATGTGCCATCTAATGCTAGCGTTGGAATATAAGGCTTTAAGTCGTGAGTGTATGGCACGGTATCAATAATCACATCAAAAGTATTAGTCACTTCTTGCATTTGAGCTTCATCGGTTGAAAGCACAACACGGCTTGCTCCTAAGCGGAACGCATCATCAGATTTTCCTGCCGAACGAGTGAACAGAGTAACTTCCGCTCCCATTGCAGCCGCTAATTTTACCGCCATATGTCCAAGACCACCTAAGCCAATAACACCGACTTTCGAGCCTTTTTGCACATTCCAGTGGCACAGTGGTGAGTAAGTGGTAATGCCCGCACAAAGTAGTGGAGCAACCGCTTTGGTATCAAGTTTTTCAGACACTTTTAACACAAAATCTTCGCTCACTACCACGCCTGTACTGTAACCACCTTGTGTAAGTGAACCATCAAAGCGGTCATTTGAGCCATAAGTACCGATATGTCCGTGTTCACAGTATTGCTCTAAGCCGTGCTGACAAGGCGAGCAAGTACGGCACGAATCGACCATACAACCCACGCCCACTAAATCACCGATTTGGAATTTATTTGCTTTGCTCCCCACTTTGGTTACTCGACCAATAATTTCGTGTCCGGGAACGATAGGATAGGTGTGAGTAAATCCCCAGTCATTACGAGCTGTGTGTAAGTCGGAATGGCATACACCACAATATAGAATATCAATTAACACATCATCTTCACGCAATTCACGGCGTTCAAAAGAGTGAGGCTCAAGGTCAGTTGTTGCACTAAATGCAGCATAGGATTTTACAGGGTAAGTCATAGGTTTTCTCCGTTAAACTTAAAGTGAATGTAATGTTCTTGAATGAAATTCAATATGTTCGCTGATAAATCTGAATTGCAAAATATTAAACAAAATAGACCGCTTGTTTGTTACAAGCGGTCTGATTTTTTAATTATTCTACAAATTGCATAACTTGCTCAAAGGTTTTGCGGGATTTTTGGCGGATTTCTTTATCTTGATAGCCAAAGGTGCACATCACTGAAATGCCCCACTCGTTCGGGTCGAATAAGCCTGCGTCAGCCAAAATTTGGTTTACTTCTTTATAAGCAAAACCTTCGATTGGGCAAGAATCTACGCCAATCATTGCCGCCCCGGTC
The sequence above is a segment of the Mannheimia bovis genome. Coding sequences within it:
- a CDS encoding NAD(P)-dependent alcohol dehydrogenase, which produces MTYPVKSYAAFSATTDLEPHSFERRELREDDVLIDILYCGVCHSDLHTARNDWGFTHTYPIVPGHEIIGRVTKVGSKANKFQIGDLVGVGCMVDSCRTCSPCQHGLEQYCEHGHIGTYGSNDRFDGSLTQGGYSTGVVVSEDFVLKVSEKLDTKAVAPLLCAGITTYSPLCHWNVQKGSKVGVIGLGGLGHMAVKLAAAMGAEVTLFTRSAGKSDDAFRLGASRVVLSTDEAQMQEVTNTFDVIIDTVPYTHDLKPYIPTLALDGTLVLVGLVGELEQTINTVPMIMGRRSIAASVIGGIKETQEMLDFCAEHNIVPDVEMIDMQNINNAYERMLKSDVKYRFVIDMASLKA